Proteins from a genomic interval of Prevotella sp. E13-27:
- a CDS encoding DUF6057 family protein, which yields MNRRNTNNNNGTIVIQAMCAIVFAVFSIAWLYWFQADVLAVTQHVFSNGMTSYKDGIGAIVITIVLMLLQMLVFFFVRLRKRSHALTYLPSMLLLAILGDFQESAAGFNHKWFWLLPLILALWGVALWFAKQMFPYGSANERYGLFSRFMWCNILIMVLMMIGVGVTTNTNAVFHYRAHVDRCIVKGNLDEALRTGKQSLETDASLTMLRAYALSLREEMGERLFEYPVAGTSQALLPLWGESRTYFLRRSTIYRHMGAVPVGISNLYRYCDLLERDSLAKPCVAHYRLCGLLIDKKLDEFAEHVARYYPELTSLPKHYREALTLYVHRRSNPIVEFHDPVMEEDWKNFQELDEAYPDPMARKGIRQERYATSYWYYYLYNK from the coding sequence ATGAACCGTAGGAATACAAATAACAACAATGGCACAATCGTCATCCAGGCGATGTGTGCCATTGTGTTTGCTGTCTTCTCTATTGCGTGGCTTTACTGGTTCCAAGCTGATGTCTTGGCTGTCACCCAACATGTATTCAGCAACGGAATGACAAGTTACAAAGACGGAATAGGAGCAATAGTTATCACCATCGTTCTGATGCTGTTGCAAATGCTTGTATTCTTTTTCGTCCGCTTGCGGAAACGCAGCCATGCGCTCACTTATCTGCCTTCAATGCTGCTGCTTGCTATCCTTGGCGATTTTCAGGAGTCAGCAGCTGGCTTCAACCATAAGTGGTTCTGGCTACTACCGCTAATCCTTGCTCTATGGGGAGTGGCTTTGTGGTTTGCAAAGCAGATGTTCCCCTATGGTTCCGCTAACGAACGCTATGGGCTGTTCTCGCGCTTCATGTGGTGTAACATACTCATCATGGTTCTTATGATGATAGGCGTAGGCGTAACGACAAATACTAATGCCGTGTTCCATTATAGAGCACATGTTGACCGCTGCATAGTGAAAGGCAATCTTGACGAAGCCCTTCGTACAGGAAAGCAGTCGCTTGAGACTGACGCAAGCCTCACCATGCTACGTGCCTATGCATTGTCGTTGCGCGAAGAGATGGGCGAACGTCTCTTCGAGTATCCTGTAGCAGGAACATCACAGGCATTACTGCCACTATGGGGCGAGTCAAGGACTTATTTCCTGAGACGCAGCACCATCTATCGACACATGGGAGCCGTTCCTGTAGGCATTTCAAATCTGTATCGTTATTGCGACCTGCTCGAACGCGACTCATTGGCAAAGCCTTGTGTGGCTCACTATCGTCTGTGCGGACTGCTCATTGACAAAAAGCTCGACGAGTTTGCAGAGCATGTAGCGAGATATTATCCAGAACTCACATCGCTGCCTAAACATTATCGTGAGGCGCTGACGCTTTATGTGCATCGCCGCTCTAACCCAATAGTTGAATTTCATGACCCAGTGATGGAGGAAGACTGGAAGAACTTTCAGGAGCTCGATGAAGCCTATCCAGACCCGATGGCTCGTAAGGGCATAAGGCAGGAACGATATGCAACATCTTACTGGTACTATTATTTATATAATAAATAG